In Hevea brasiliensis isolate MT/VB/25A 57/8 chromosome 13, ASM3005281v1, whole genome shotgun sequence, a single genomic region encodes these proteins:
- the LOC110660275 gene encoding protein PHOX1, producing the protein MGKQSGKNKKQAAGPADAVDSNLKLNSPKANDKDAAVFISMSQELKEEGNSLFQKRNHEGAMMKYEKAIKLLPWNHIDVSYLRSNMAACYMQMGLNEYPRAIHECNLALEVTPKYSKALLKRARCYEALNRLDLALKDVTMVLKMEPNNVMAIEIAERVKQALEQKGLRVNDTVIELPPEYVEPPSNSTLPKAVKEKTRKKKNKKVEQKKAGDEIEEKKVYGEIDEKQTKDKVVIEEQISGAKEEPKKTVKLIFGEDIRWAQLPLNCSLLQVREVISDRFPGSGAVLIKYRDQEGDLVTITTDEELRWAEASAESQASVRLYLVKVNPQQGLFFGKLNNEELHEMGLEQKFSRVNGNMEKGKEAENGSCHIDEWILEFAKLFKEHVGFDADAYLGLHELGVKVYSEAMEEAVTSEEAQDLFSTAAGKFQEMAALALFNWGNVHMSRARKRIYSTEDASRDSVLELIKTAYDWAQKEYVEAGQKYEAALRIKPDFYEGILALGQQQFEQAKLSWYYAIGNNVDLESWPSEEVVQLYNSAENNMEKGKQLWEEFEAQRQSELSNSLKVNSQSEEKGLDWLFKDVSAEEATEQAKNMRSHINLLWGTILYERSIMEFKLGLPVWQDCLEIAVQKFELAGASPTDIAVMMKNHISNDNAQEGLGFRIDQIVQAWNEMYEAKKWLSGVPSFRLEPVLRQRVSKIYHGLEFA; encoded by the exons ATGGGGAAGCAAAGTGGGAAGAATAAGAAACAGGCAGCGGGGCCGGCAGACGCAGTTGACAGTAATTTGAAGCTAAATAGCCCTAAAGCTAACGACAAGGACGCTGCAGTTTTCATTTCCATGTCTCAAGAATTGAAGGAGGAAGGGAACAGCCTGTTTCAAAAGAGGAACCATGAAGGAGCTATGATGAAATATGAGAAAGCTATCAAATTGCTTCCCTGGAATCATATAGATGTATCTTATCTGAGGAGCAACATGGCTGCATGTTATATGCAGATGGGTCTGAATGAGTATCCTAGGGCCATCCATGAGTGTAATTTGGCACTGGAGGTCACACCGAAGTATAGTAAAGCACTGTTAAAGAGGGCAAGGTGTTATGAGGCTTTgaatagactggatttagctctGAAAGATGTTACTATGGTTTTGAAAATGGAGCCAAACAATGTCATGGCAATAGAGATTGCAGAAAGGGTGAAACAAGCACTTGAGCAGAAAGGACTAAGGGTGAATGATACAGTAATTGAACTGCCTCCAGAATATGTTGAACCTCCTAGCAATTCAACTTTGCCAAAAGCAGTGAAAGAGAAGACacggaagaagaaaaataaaaaggttGAGCAGAAAAAGGCTGGGGATGAAATTGAAGAGAAGAAGGTTTATGGGGAAATTGATGAGAAACAGACCAAGGATAAGGTGGTCATAGAGGAGCAAATTAGTGGTGCAAAGGAAGAACCTAAAAAGACAGTGAAATTGATATTTGGCGAAGACATAAGATGGGCTCAGTTGCCTCTTAATTGCAGCCTCCTGCAAGTCAGAGAGGTCATATCTGATCGATTTCCAGGCTCAGGGGCTGTTCTTATCAAATACAGGGATCAAGAAGGGGATTTGGTAACAATAACCACTGATGAAGAACTGAGATGGGCTGAAGCATCAGCTGAATCCCAGGCCTCTGTCAGGCTGTATTTAGTGAAAGTCAATCCTCAGCAGGGTCTATTCTTTGGGAAGCTTAACAATGAGGAGTTGCATGAAATGGGTTTGGAACAGAAATTTTCCAGAGTGAATGGGAACATGGAAAAAGGTAAAGAAGCAGAAAATGGATCTTGTCATATTGATGAATGGATACTAGAGTTTGCTAAGCTGTTCAAAGAACATGTGGGGTTTGATGCTGATGCATACCTTGGTCTTCATGAACTTGGTGTTAAGGTATATTCTGAGGCTATGGAGGAGGCGGTTACAAGTGAAGAAGCACAAGACCTTTTTAGCACAGCAGCAGGGAAGTTCCAAGAGATGGCAGCTTTGGCATTGTTCAACTGGGGAAATGTTCATATGTCTAGAGCAAGGAAGAGGATTTACTCCACCGAAGATGCTTCAAGAGATTCGGTGCTTGAACTGATAAAAACTGCATATGATTGGGCACAGAAGGAATATGTTGAAGCAGGACAGAAGTATGAAGCAGCATTGAGAATCAAACCAGATTTCTATGAAGGTATTCTAGCTCTAGGGCAGCAGCAGTTTGAGCAGGCAAAACTTTCTTGGTATTATGCAATTGGCAATAATGTTGACTTAGAATCATGGCCTTCTGAAGAGGTTGTGCAACTTTATAATAGTGCTGAGAACAACATGGAAAAAGGCAAGCAGTTGTGGGAAGAATTCGAAGCACAACGCCAAAGTGAACTTTCTAATTCACTCAAGGTTAATTCTCAATCAGAGGAAAAGGGGTTGGATTGGCTATTTAAAGATGTGTCAGCAGAAGAAGCCACTGAGCAGGCAAAGAACATGAGGTCTCATATTAATCTACTATGGGGAACCATACTCTATGAGCGATCAATTATGGAATTCAAACTAGGGCTGCCAGTCTGGCAAGATTGTTTGGAAATTGCAGTTCAGAAGTTTGAGCTTGCTGGAGCTTCACCAACAGATATAGCTGTTATGATGAAGAACCATATTTCAAATGATAATGCACAAGAAG GTCTAGGATTTAGAATTGATCAAATAGTACAGGCATGGAATGAGATGTATGAAGCCAAGAAGTGGCTAAGTGGGGTTCCCTCCTTCCGGTTAGAACCTGTACTTCGGCAACGAGTTTCAAAAATTTATCATGGTCTGGAGTTTGCATGA